TTTTGCACTCGCTGTCGGTGGCTTCGGAATCGGCCTCACCGAGTTTGTAATAGTCGGCCTTCTCCCCGAAATTGCCATCGATTTCCAGGTCAATGAGTCCGGCGTTGCAATCTTGATTTGGGGCTATGCGGTCTCGGTAGCAGTAGGAGCTATCTTGCTCACCGCAGCCGTGACAAGACTCCCACGTAAAACGGTACTCGTGGGGCTTATGGTGCTATTCATTGTGGGGAATTTCGTATCGGCCATCTCAGGGACGTTCGAACTGATGCTGACCGGCCGCATACTCGCCGGATTGATGCACGGCGCATTTTTCGGAATTGGCAGCGTTGTTGCGTCAGGAATGGTTCGGCCGGAGAAGAGTGGAACAGCCATCGCCGTCATGTTGAGCGGGCTGAGCATCGCGAATGTACTAGGTGTCCCATTCGGAACATTCGTCGGACAAAACCTAGGCTGGCGATCCACGTTCTGGTTGATCGCGATAATCGGACTAGTCGCTCTAATCGGAATCGTCATCGCGGTTCCTCAACCGCGCACAGCCACCGAGGCAAATCTACGAAAGCAACTTAGCGTTTTCCGACGACCACAGGTCTGGTACTCGGCCGTGATCACAATTCTAGGGTGGGGAGGGATGTTCTGCGCCTTCACTTACGTCGCCTTCACCCTGACCTCGGTGACGGGCTTCTCGACCACCGCGGTGCCTCTGTTACTTGTGGCGTTCGGCATTGGATCGGTGATTGGCAATCTGATCGGCGGCAAGGCGGGCGACA
The Rathayibacter sp. SW19 DNA segment above includes these coding regions:
- a CDS encoding MFS transporter, which translates into the protein MPLGLFALAVGGFGIGLTEFVIVGLLPEIAIDFQVNESGVAILIWGYAVSVAVGAILLTAAVTRLPRKTVLVGLMVLFIVGNFVSAISGTFELMLTGRILAGLMHGAFFGIGSVVASGMVRPEKSGTAIAVMLSGLSIANVLGVPFGTFVGQNLGWRSTFWLIAIIGLVALIGIVIAVPQPRTATEANLRKQLSVFRRPQVWYSAVITILGWGGMFCAFTYVAFTLTSVTGFSTTAVPLLLVAFGIGSVIGNLIGGKAGDKNLNKTLIVALSSLTVVLGVFALTVGSKVMSVICLVLMAGFGFAISPTSQMRILSFASDAPTMASGANIAAFNVGNALAAGIGGLAITAGLGFASPIWIGAGLSGTGLLILLLASRLALRDTVRP